TCATCAGCCGGACCTCAGCCTTATCGCCGATGCGAACATGCGGCAGCTTGGTTTCCTCGAAGTACCCATAGACCCAGAATGAGTGGTTGTCGACAATCGCCAGCTTGGCGGATCCAGCGGTCGCATAATCGCCGCGGAACACGCTGAGATTCGTAACATACCCATCGACCGGTGACACCACCCGCGTGCGCTCCAGGTTCAGTTTGGCTGCATCGAGCGCGGCCAGTGCCTGCTGGTACGAAGCCTCGGCGGCGGACGCCGTATGCGTCGCATTCTCGCGGTTTTCCTTCGACACGACCAGCGCGTCCATATCGGCGCGCCGTTGTGCGTCGTCGCGCTTCATCTGCAACTCGGCCTTGCGGGCGGCCACGGCGGCCTGCGCCTGTTCGACCGCGATCTGATAGTGCGACGGATCGATCTGCATCAGCAGATCGCCCTTCTTCACCAGCTGGTTGTCCTTCACCGGCAGATCGACAACCGCGCCAGAAACATCTGGCGCCACATTGACGATCTCGGCGCGCACGCGCCCGTCGCGGGTCCACGGTTCATCCATGTAATGAACCCACAACACGCGCCCAATCAAAATCGCGACGATAAAAATAATGGCTGTCGCGACGAAGCCCACAAGATTTCGGATGGTCATGTTTCGACTCTGATCAACGATAAACGGCGAGACCCAGCACGCCGCACACACACACGAGCAAGCTGGCCCGGAACAAGGACGGATGCCACACCACGCGATACAGGCCCGTATAGGCGATCACGCGGTCCAACACCCAGGTCAGCGCGGCGCCCGCAATGAACAGCAGCACAATGGCCGGCACGTAGGCGTCGAAAACGGCGATATCACGTGGCATGACGAACTCCTTCTGACGCGTCGGCACGTCCGCTCATCAGCGGTTCAAGCGGCGATTGCGGATCGAGCAGCGCGGTACGAATGAAATGCAGTTGACTCAAAATGCGTTGCAGCCGATGCCGCTCTTCACGCGGCGGCGTGAAGGTGGCGAGCATCTGCTGAACCGTGGCGATGGCATCGGTGGTCGCGGCCAGCGCGCGGTCGAAACGGTCTTCACGCGGCCGTTCGAATAGCGTGGCCAGCGCGTCGCGCATCGAACGCAACGCGACGCGCCACGGCATCGACTTCGCATGGCGCGCGTCGGCGGGCAGCGCCGCGACCTCGCGGCGCAGGTCGATCACCGCGTTGCCGACTTCGAGCACCGAGAAGAGCCAGCGCAAGGTGTCGCGTTTGAGCTCGGGCTCGTTCTGCGCGAGCGCATTGATCTGGAACATCAGATCGCGCGCGCCGCTCTCGAAGCGCGACCGCACCCGGCGCATGCCCGCGCGGCTCGCCAGCACGACCTGGCGGCGCAGATCGACCAGCAGGCGGTTGCGCAGCCACGGCGTCGAAGGCGGCAGCAACACCGCGAACGCGATCGACGACACCAGCATCGACAGCACGAGCGCCAGCGCGTCGTTCATGAAGGCGCTCGGGTCGTAGTGAATCACGTTGTCCGGGCCGGCCAGGAAACAGAAGAAGATGCAATAGCCGACGCCGTAGCCGGCCAGCGCGGGCCGAGTCGTCATGAACACGCCGAGCAGCAGGAACGGCGTGAGCGCGGCGCACAGCAGCGGAAAGCCGTCGATGTGCGGATACACGCCGTACACCGCGATCATGCCCATCACCGCAGCGGCCAGCGTGCCGCCGGCCATCTGGAAGGCCGTGCGCTTCGGATTCGGCGACGACGACGCCAGCGCACAGACCGTTGCGGCGACCAGCGTCAAGGTCGAGCCGCTCGGCCACGCGGTCGCGATCCAGAACGCGCTGAGCACCATCATCACGATGGCCGCCCGCACGCCGGCGACGCCCGCCGCGATCGCGTTCGTCTTCGGTTCGTAACGCTCGATCCAGCGCTCGCGCTCGTGCGTATCGACGGCAAGCGACG
The sequence above is a segment of the Burkholderia sp. WP9 genome. Coding sequences within it:
- a CDS encoding HlyD family secretion protein, whose translation is MTIRNLVGFVATAIIFIVAILIGRVLWVHYMDEPWTRDGRVRAEIVNVAPDVSGAVVDLPVKDNQLVKKGDLLMQIDPSHYQIAVEQAQAAVAARKAELQMKRDDAQRRADMDALVVSKENRENATHTASAAEASYQQALAALDAAKLNLERTRVVSPVDGYVTNLSVFRGDYATAGSAKLAIVDNHSFWVYGYFEETKLPHVRIGDKAEVRLMSGGTLQGHVESISRGIYDRDNPESRELLADVNPTFNWVRLAQRVPVRVKIDSVPDDIVLAAGITCTVVIAAN
- a CDS encoding DUF1656 domain-containing protein, producing MPRDIAVFDAYVPAIVLLFIAGAALTWVLDRVIAYTGLYRVVWHPSLFRASLLVCVCGVLGLAVYR